The Streptomyces sp. NBC_00691 genome has a segment encoding these proteins:
- a CDS encoding 2-oxo-4-hydroxy-4-carboxy-5-ureidoimidazoline decarboxylase: protein MTSDTHVPCRKPGSTDTPAIPAQSQGPSVRGLAGFNAASPVEAETLLLSCCHSLRWAERVAAHRPYPTVDALLAAADEAGYDLSRADLDEALAAESSALPHPDAPPAARTALRAAHAAYESSFGRAFVISLDGVRPGERLDQVLAGIRSRLGNEPEEERVIAADELRRLARARLAFRLAEALTPRHSGP, encoded by the coding sequence CTGACCAGCGACACCCATGTCCCCTGCCGCAAGCCGGGCTCCACGGACACGCCTGCCATACCCGCCCAGAGCCAGGGCCCCTCGGTCCGCGGTCTCGCGGGCTTCAACGCGGCCTCGCCCGTCGAGGCCGAGACCCTGCTCCTGTCCTGCTGCCACAGCCTCCGCTGGGCCGAACGGGTGGCGGCGCACCGTCCGTACCCGACGGTCGACGCGCTGCTCGCCGCCGCCGACGAGGCCGGGTACGACCTCTCCCGCGCCGATCTCGACGAGGCCCTGGCCGCCGAGTCCTCGGCACTGCCGCACCCCGACGCGCCGCCGGCCGCGCGGACCGCGCTGCGGGCCGCCCACGCCGCGTACGAGAGCAGCTTCGGACGCGCGTTCGTGATCAGCCTCGACGGAGTGAGGCCCGGGGAGCGTCTCGACCAGGTATTGGCAGGCATTCGGTCACGTCTCGGCAACGAACCGGAGGAGGAACGCGTGATCGCCGCCGACGAACTGAGGCGGCTCGCCCGCGCCCGGCTGGCGTTCCGACTCGCGGAGGCCCTCACACCGCGACACTCCGGGCCGTGA